A part of Gossypium hirsutum isolate 1008001.06 chromosome A07, Gossypium_hirsutum_v2.1, whole genome shotgun sequence genomic DNA contains:
- the LOC107953170 gene encoding non-specific phospholipase C2, translating into MFKPASTAIFFFFFSCHGGPIKTIVVLVMENRSFDHMLGWMKKINPEINGVDGTEWNPLSTTDPNSKKLFFQNQAQFVDPDPGHSFQAIREQIFGSNDTSTNPPPMNGFAQQAYSMDPSTTMSQNVMNGFDPEMVPVYKSLVSEFAVFDRWFASVPSSTQPNRLYVHSATSAGATSNIPALLVKGYPQRTIFENLDAAGISWGIYYQNIPATLFYKNLRKLKYLFRFRPYGVTFKKHAQEGKLPGYVVVEQRYMDTKLEPANDDHPSHDVYQGQMFVKEVYETLRASPQWNQTLLIITYDEHGGFYDHVATPVTGVPSPDGIVGPEPFFFHFDRLGVRVPTIMVSSWIDKGTVVHGANGRPFPTSEFEHSSIPATVKLLFNLTSPFLTKRDEWAATFESILRTRSDPRTDCPETLPTPARIRRGEANEEAKPSEFQQELVQLAAVLKGDYILTSYPERIGKEMSVKEGKEYMEDAVKRFFEAGHFAKKMGVDGEHIVQMKPSLTTRSSKPSSQHP; encoded by the exons ATGTTCAAACCTGCAAGCACcgccatcttcttcttcttcttcagctgCCATGGCGGTCCAATCAAAACTATTGTGGTCCTAGTGATGGAGAATCGCTCGTTCGATCACATGCTAGGATGGATGAAGAAAATCAACCCTGAAATCAACGGTGTTGATGGAACTGAATGGAACCCTTTGTCTACCACTGATCCTAACTCCAAAAAGTTGTTCTTCCAGAACCAAGCTCAGTTCGTGGATCCAGATCCTGGTCACTCTTTCCAAGCCATAAGGGAGCAGATTTTCGGCTCTAATGACACCTCCACCAATCCTCCTCCCATGAATGGCTTCGCCCAACAAGCTTACTCCATGGACCCATCTACCACTATGTCTCAGAACGTCATGAATGGATTTGACCCTGAAATGGTCCCCGTTTACAAGTCTCTTGTCTCAGAATTTGCTGTCTTTGATCG GTGGTTCGCCTCCGTACCGTCATCCACACAACCGAATCGTCTGTACGTCCACTCGGCGACGTCGGCGGGGGCGACGAGCAACATTCCGGCACTCCTGGTAAAGGGTTATCCCCAAAGGACGATCTTCGAGAACCTGGACGCCGCCGGAATATCCTGGGGAATATACTACCAGAACATCCCAGCTACATTGTTCTACAAAAACCTCAGGAAACTCAAATACTTATTTAGATTCCGTCCGTACGGTGTGACATTCAAAAAACACGCGCAAGAAGGGAAGCTGCCGGGCTACGTTGTGGTGGAGCAGCGGTACATGGACACTAAGCTGGAGCCCGCCAACGATGACCATCCGTCGCACGATGTGTATCAAGGGCAGATGTTTGTGAAGGAGGTGTACGAGACATTGAGGGCTAGCCCGCAGTGGAACCAAACTTTGTTGATCATCACATATGATGAACATGGTGGGTTTTATGATCATGTGGCTACGCCCGTCACTGGAGTGCCCAGCCCTGATGGCATTGTGGGTCCCGaaccatttttctttcatttcgaCAGATTGGGGGTTAGGGTTCCGACCATCATGGTCTCTTCTTGGATTGATAAGGGCACTG TTGTTCATGGGGCAAATGGAAGGCCATTTCCCACATCGGAATTCGAGCATTCCTCCATTCCGGCAACAGTAAAGTTGTTGTTCAACCTTACCTCTCCATTCCTCACCAAGAGGGACGAATGGGCTGCCACTTTTGAGTCCATTCTCCGAACTCGGTCTGACCCCAGAACTGATTGTCCAG AGACACTGCCAACGCCGGCGAGGATAAGGAGAGGTGAGGCAAATGAAGAGGCGAAGCCGAGCGAGTTCCAGCAAGAGCTGGTGCAGCTGGCGGCGGTGCTGAAGGGGGATTATATCCTCACAAGTTACCCGGAAAGGATTGGGAAGGAAATGAGCGTCAAGGAAGGTAAAGAGTACATGGAAGATGCAGTCAAACGATTCTTCGAGGCTGGCCATTTTGCTAAGAAAATGGGAGTCGACGGCGAACACATTGTTCAAATGAAGCCTTCCCTAACTACTCGTTCATCAAAACCTTCATCTCAACATCCATAA